A part of Oncorhynchus masou masou isolate Uvic2021 chromosome 21, UVic_Omas_1.1, whole genome shotgun sequence genomic DNA contains:
- the LOC135508354 gene encoding cell cycle control protein 50A-like, translating into MMASRYNAKEEDRHQPGATCHVGAGTMPNKMPDNTAFKQQRLPAWQPILTAGTVLPAFFVIGLIFIPIGVGLFVTSNNIKEFEIDYTGVDMSSPCYNCSQSYSWNNTKSCTCSVPFSLDQPFESNVFMYYGLSNFYQNHRRYVKSRDDSQLNGDKTSLQSPSKECEPYRSSDKPIAPCGAIANSLFNDTLELYYFDPNGSRTAIPLVKKGIAWWTDKHVKFRNPSGNNNLTVVFQGTSKPVNWRKPVFELDPSDSDNNGFINEDFIVWMRTAALPTFRKLYRIIQKKPNNMTPTLPRGEYILEVTYNYPVRSFDGRKRMILSAISWMGGKNPFLGIAYITVGSVCFCLGLVLLSIHYRYGKRNSADISS; encoded by the exons ATGATGGCGTCTAGGTACAACGCCAAGGAAGAGGACAGACACCAGCCTGGTGCTACGTGCCATGTAGGCGCAGGTACTATGCCAAATAAAATGCCGGACAACACTGCGTTCAAACAGCAAAGACTGCCCGCTTGGCAACCTATTTTGACAGCCGGCACTGTTCTTCCTGCTTTCTTTGTAATTGGTCTCATCTTCATCCCCATCGGCGTTGGGCTTTTCGTGACCTCAAACAACATCAAAGAGTTcgag ATTGATTACACTGGTGTTGACATGTCAAGTCCGTGCTACAACTGTTCTCAAAGCTACAGCTGGAACAACACAAAGTCATGTACCTGTTCTGTACCCTTCTCTCTGGATCAACCATTTGAG AGTAACGTCTTCATGTACTACGGATTGTCCAACTTTTATCAGAATCACAGACGCTATGTGAAGTCCAGAGATGACAGCCAGTTAAACGGAGATAAGACTTCTCTACAG AGCCCCAGCAAGGAATGTGAGCCGTACCGCAGCAGTGACAAGCCTATTGCTCCATGTGGTGCTATCGCCAATAGCCTCTTCAATG ACACTCTGGAGCTCTATTACTTTGACCCCAATGGCTCCAGAACCGCAATCCCTCTGGTAAAGAAGGGTATTGCATGGTGGACGGACAAGCATGTCAAATTCAGGAACCCCAGTGGAAACAACAACCTCACTGTAGTTTTCCAAG GCACAAGCAAACCTGTGAACTGGAGAAAGCCTGTCTTTGAGCTGGACCCATCAGACTCTGACAACAATGGCTTCATCAATGAGGATTTCATTGTGTGGATGAGGACCGCTGCCCTGCCCACCTTCCGCAAGCTGTACCGCATCATCCAGAAGAAGCCCAACAACATGACCCCCACGTTGCCCCGAGGAGAATACATCCTGGAGGTCACCTACA ATTACCCCGTGCGAAGCTTTGATGGTAGGAAGCGCATGATTCTGAGCGCCATCTCCTGGATGGGTGGCAAAAACCCCTTCCTGGGCATTGCTTACATCACTGTGGGCTCTGTCTGCTTCTGCCTGGGCTTAGTCCTCCTCAGCATCCACTACAGATATGGCAAACGTAACAGTGCAGATATTTCCAGCTGA